The genomic interval ATTCTTGTCTGCCATCTGGGCAACCAAGTCGGCGGTTCCAAGAACCTTGCCCATGGTCCTGACCTCTTCAGATTCGAAAGGTATATCTTCTATGGGAAATAAGAGTTCAGTACTTTTGATAATATGGCTGCAGTCGCGGATGCCCACCTGCGAATAGCCGTTTTGGGTGAGATATTTTTCCATGACGGCAATTGAGCGATCCTCGTGTCCGATGGTAAACTGAGCCCCGGTACCCTTCACTTCTTCCTCGGTCTGGATCAGGCCCGTATCATGAAAAAGCGCCCCGATCAGACAAAGCTGAACAATCCTTGGGGAAAAAACCTGTCCCTGGACGTGCAAACCATGAATGAGTCTTGCAGTAGCAAGAGCGGTTGAACAGGTATGCTCCAGGTTATGATATTTTGTATTGCTGGCCCGGTATCCTGGAAGTTTTCCGTTGAAGAGACGGAGAATATCCGCGTATATCTTTTCGATTGGCAACGGGTCCGGGGGAGGGGCGATCAGGAGCAGGATATTTTTTATCTCAGCTATGGATTCAACTGGAGAGTTGGTATCTGTTAGATCATAAAGCCTGTCGTTGTTCATAATCATATCATCAAAGCGCCATAAAAGGTCAGTTCAGATTAAGTTATTATTCTCTTTTAGGGTCTAATAGATAATCGCTTTTTTGCCTGTGCCACATTTCGGGGTGATTCTTTAAACCAACCGATTCATCGCAGTATATCAACAAATTACCAAGCCGATCAACAATATATCAATCATGGTCCATTTTAACAACTTTTTCCACCAAGAACCAATCCTTATTTTCCTGATTTTAATATGCTATCGACAGGGTATGGACAATGAAATGCCAGATCCATTTGAGTGGATAGGTGGGACGACTTTAAAAATTAAACAACTTGACTATGATCCCCGGCGCGTTACGTATGCCCGGCTCCTGGACATTTTCTGGGAAAGCCATAGGCCGAATCGAGGTTCATGGTCGCGGCAGTACCTGAATGCGGTCTTTTACCATAATAAAGAACAGCACGTGCAGGCATTGGCTTCTAAGGCCGCCCTTGAAGAGAAAACCGGTCGAACCGTCAAAACCGAAATTATACCGCTTCGCTCCTTTACCATGGCCGAAGATTACCACCAGAAGTACACCCTGAAGCGTCATCAGGACCTGCTTAATGAGATGACGCGCATATATCCGCTTCCCCGGGATTTTGTGGACTCCACTGCCGTTACCCGCCTCAACGGCTATGCGGGCAGGCATGGCTCCGGCGATCAGTTGACGAGGGAAATCGACAGCCTGGGATTGACTGATGGGGGAAAGAAGCGGTTGGCGGGTTTGGTGCGGTAATAGGGTTGCATCACGATCTGTGTCCTTGACTTTTTAGATGGATGTAATTACAATGTACCCACAAATTACAACAAGGAGACAGCCAATGAGGGCACGTGTTGTTAAAATCGGAAATTCCCAGGGAATACGTATTCCGAAACCACTTCTAGAGCAGACCGGAATTATGGACGATGTCGAGCTCGAAGTGGAAAAAAACAGGATCATTATTCGCTCTGTCCCTAATCCCCGGGAGGATTGGGATCGTGCATTCAAAACCATGGTTGATAAAGGTGATGATGCACTTTGTGCCGCTGTTGAAAATATATCGCATTCCTGGGATGAGGAAGAATGGCAGTGGTAGTCAATCGCTTTGATGTTTATCTGATAAATCTCGATCCTACCATTGGTTCCGAAATCAAAAAGATCAGACCCTGTTTAATTATTTCGCCTGACGAAATGAACCGTCATATCCGTACAGTAATCATCGCACCGATGAACACCGCCGGAAATGATTATCCCACCAGGATCCCATGCACATTTAAAAGGAAAAAAGGCCAAATAGTACTGGACCAGATACGAACAATAGATAAATCGCGACTCATCAAAAGGCTGGGTACCATCGATCCGAATACCCAATCAGATGTTATTGAAGTTTTACAAAGATTATTTGCATTCTGAGTTTCCCGGATCCGTTGCCGCAGCAGGCTAAAATCGCCAGGGTTTACACCGCTGAAATTCCCCCAAAGATTCATACACCATCTCATCCCCGGACATTTGTTGGATATTTTCATAGAGATACAAAATTCGAAGTTTCATCCTGGGATTCGTATTTAAAATGCTTGGGGCAATCATTATTCAGTTGAAAATATTGGAAAATATGATAAACGGGGAATTAATTTATACCGCCTTCCATAATAAAGTTTCGAAACAATGAATTGTGGTATAAGCGGTTGTAGAATAAACCGTTGGGATAACGGAACGTTTTTTTGACAACCGCTAAATCAGAACTGAATGGAGAACATCTGCTGTGAAAGTTAACGACACCTGTACGGGTTGCGAAGCGTGTCTTCCGTATTGTCCCCAGGGCGCCATTCATATGACGGAAGAAGCCCAGGCCGCCGTTGATCGGGAGTTGTGCGTGGAATGCGGCGTCTGTATCGATCCGGATATCTGCCCGGTAGATGCGTTTAGAGAGGACCAGGATGAGACGGCAAAATATAAACGGTCCTTCGGCAGGCTGCTGTCAAAACATCTGGATCGCAAGGATGTGGTTAAAGACAGCCCCTATGATGTCAAAACCAACGACGTGACCGCTAAAATTCCGAAAAACAAGGTGGTTATGCGCCTGGAACTCAACCGGCCCGGGGGCGGGCTTACTTTCAGGGCTGTTCAGCAAATGGGGGCGGAGATGCAACGGCTGGGATGGAATCTCGACATCAGCAGCCGGACCCTGAACATAGATGGAGATCGCTCCATGGGGCATCTATTAGACCAACGCATTCTGACGTGTCATTTTGAGGTGGAACTCGACCCGGAGCAAGTGCCGGATATCGTAAGGGATGCCACCCGAGTCGTCACGGAACAACATCTCTGGGTATCCATCAATGTCGCCGGACTGGCTGAAACCATCGATCGCACCCAGGATGTGTTGAAAGCAGGAGGGGTGACAATGGAACCTGTTGCCAAAGTGAACCTTGGATTGGGAAGGAGGCTGTCATGACCCATGCTGTCCACCGGAGAGTTCCTGAAAAGGAGAGCGATTATGTATTGATGATGCGCAGCAGCAAAGGGATTAACCAGGCCGGCGCAGGAGAGAAGCTGCTCAAATTCCTGGAACGGATCGAACCGCTGGGGCCTGTTAATTTCGGAAACCCGGCGGACGGCACGCTGCTTCGAACCGAACGAAGCATGATCAAAAAAAATATCAATGACGGATCCAATCTGCACATCGTTTTCAAAGATTCGGAAAGTGCACAAAAGGCGGTTGAAATCGCCTGGGATATGAACACGGGCCTTTCGGTAAGCCTCACAGGCCCTTTGGATCGTATCCGGGGGATGGCTGCTGAAATGGGGCTCCGGATTGATTCCTTTCAAATTGACCTGGGAACGATCGGTGATGCCCATTTAGATGACGCCACAGAGGGGATACTGTCCTTATGCGGTCATATGCGGGTTTCAGAAAACCTGATCAAGGAGATGCGTAAAAAAGTTAAGGCGTGTAAAGTGGAACTGGAAACAGCCTCCCGGGAAATCGGCAAAGTGTGTCTGTGCGGGTGTTTTAATCCTCATGCGGCCGGGAAACTTTTGACCGTTGACGACAAATAGGTCTGATT from Desulfobacterales bacterium carries:
- a CDS encoding HD domain-containing protein, which gives rise to MNNDRLYDLTDTNSPVESIAEIKNILLLIAPPPDPLPIEKIYADILRLFNGKLPGYRASNTKYHNLEHTCSTALATARLIHGLHVQGQVFSPRIVQLCLIGALFHDTGLIQTEEEVKGTGAQFTIGHEDRSIAVMEKYLTQNGYSQVGIRDCSHIIKSTELLFPIEDIPFESEEVRTMGKVLGTADLVAQMADKNYQEKLPLLFLEFQEAGTEGFESPLELFRKTEEFYRLVARKRMAGELGGVSSAALYHFRERWKIDSNLYEESIKYNIRQMKETVMESLLQLHIISGGDGK
- a CDS encoding peptide-methionine (S)-S-oxide reductase, with translation MPDPFEWIGGTTLKIKQLDYDPRRVTYARLLDIFWESHRPNRGSWSRQYLNAVFYHNKEQHVQALASKAALEEKTGRTVKTEIIPLRSFTMAEDYHQKYTLKRHQDLLNEMTRIYPLPRDFVDSTAVTRLNGYAGRHGSGDQLTREIDSLGLTDGGKKRLAGLVR
- a CDS encoding AbrB/MazE/SpoVT family DNA-binding domain-containing protein, translating into MRARVVKIGNSQGIRIPKPLLEQTGIMDDVELEVEKNRIIIRSVPNPREDWDRAFKTMVDKGDDALCAAVENISHSWDEEEWQW
- a CDS encoding type II toxin-antitoxin system PemK/MazF family toxin — protein: MAVVVNRFDVYLINLDPTIGSEIKKIRPCLIISPDEMNRHIRTVIIAPMNTAGNDYPTRIPCTFKRKKGQIVLDQIRTIDKSRLIKRLGTIDPNTQSDVIEVLQRLFAF
- a CDS encoding 4Fe-4S binding protein — its product is MKVNDTCTGCEACLPYCPQGAIHMTEEAQAAVDRELCVECGVCIDPDICPVDAFREDQDETAKYKRSFGRLLSKHLDRKDVVKDSPYDVKTNDVTAKIPKNKVVMRLELNRPGGGLTFRAVQQMGAEMQRLGWNLDISSRTLNIDGDRSMGHLLDQRILTCHFEVELDPEQVPDIVRDATRVVTEQHLWVSINVAGLAETIDRTQDVLKAGGVTMEPVAKVNLGLGRRLS